From Phalacrocorax carbo chromosome 25, bPhaCar2.1, whole genome shotgun sequence:
GGAGAGGCCACCCCAGCCAAGGCCTCGCggccttcccccagccccgcctCATCTCTTCTGCAGTGGGAGCAGGCTGCACGGCTCGATCCAAGATCTCAGTGGGGGAGCAGAGCACCAGGCAGAGGTGGGCAACAGGCCCTGCCAGGAGAAGGGCTGGCCTTGGGGAAAGCTGCCTCGTGGCTGGGGGAAGGCCAGGCATGACAGAGCAGCAGTGGGAGGTTGGGCACTGGCTGCTGCCCTTGGGGTACCCTGTGTGGTGGGATCTGGGGGTGTGTGAGAGGCATGAGGGCCCTGGTGTGTGGCCTGGCCAGGCTGATTTCATCACCAGCCTGGGAGTCACCTCAGCCCTGCACATCTGTGTAACTGCTGGATTGTGCAGGGAACTGTTTGGGGTCTAGAGGCTGTACAGGCTATGTGCCCTTGCTACCCTTGTCTTTGGGTGCAGGCCATGCCTGTTCATTCTGGACAGAGGTGGCaggatgaggaaaagaagaTCTGGGTTTATTTCAAAAGGCTCTTTCTCACACTGTCGTCACTTCCATGGCCTTCCAGGCCACCTTCTGACTGAGTTTCTTTTCCTAGCGCAGGGCTATCCAAAGGAACAGGAGCTCCCTTCTTCACAGGCTTGTGAGCTGCTGAGCTGTCCGAGCCTCCAGAATCAGTAGGATCCTCTCTACGGGATAGCAGTGGTCAACCTCCCTGTCTGTAGGACATGCTCTGAGGCCAAGGGGCTGTATCTAATCAGAGATGCCAGAATACAGGGCCTGATCAGCTCTGGCTGTGGAGGGGCTGAGTATGTCTTCTGCTCCAAGAGACAGTGACTGGAAGGCGCTACTGCCATGTGTCCCACACTCCCCTTCCTCTGGGATTGTTGAATGGTCTGCTTCTGCCCCCACCTTATCCCTTGCCACAGAAGGCAAACCCTTTCTTCCTCAGCAATCCAATAAAATCTCcaccaagaaaagaaatatatggaGGCAATGACTGGGATGCAGAAAACTTTAATGACTCTGAAGGAGAAAACGAGTTCCCTTCTAGAGAAGTTTTCCAGAGCAGGGAAAGCACAAGCAGCTGTCTGCGCCCATTGCCCAGCGTGGAGATCCCACCTGCATGCTGCATGGAGGGAGAAGTGTCAGAATATTCCACAGGTTGGCTCTGGGGGTCTCACGGTCCAGAAGAACAGAAGACAAGAAAGAGATAGGAAAGAGTGGAAAGCCAGGGAGTTAGACTTTGGCCATATTTTCAGAGAGCCCCAGCTGACCTCCTTTGGGAGGGTATCACTGGATGTTCAGCTTCTCTGAAATCAATGGCCAGGAGCTCTGTCCTCAGTTTAGCAAGAGCTTTTGGGTTCTGGGCAATCCTTGTCCAGGCTGTCACCCGTGGCTTTAGCAGGGAGGGCACCTTCTGCCACAGTAGCGGCTGGTAATGCAGGAGAGGTCAAAGCCcccggaggagatgggcactccATCACAGCTCAGGATGCTGCCAACAGCAGCGGAGGTGGACGAGCCCACCACggtgctctgtgggaaggagctgaggatggggccgggcagggtcaccaccacggggGAGGGCTCGATGACGACAGTGGAgttctggcactgcctgacacagggctcattgcagctgttggccagcGGGGTCGGGCCGCAGGGCCGGCATGGCAGGCACTGACTGTAGCCTCCATGTCTCtacttcctccccctcccacaaCAAGCAGACCCAAGATCTGGCATAGGCCAAAGCTGGTGTCAGCTGAGAGGTCCATTGAGGTGAAACCTCCTTTCAGTGAAAGCAGAGAAGGAGAAGGGGCTTCAGACTCACCTGACTCCCAAGGAGAAGGAGGCAAGAGAACTGAATGagagacaggagctgggctggcttTTACCATGGGCCTTTACTGCCCCAGGCTGCCTGAAGCATCCCTTCCAGCGGTCATTATTTTCTGACAAGTTCATCTTGAATGCAAAACATCCCAGCTAATGCTGtgggctgtgttttggcttcctaaattgctgtgttttcatttcctgCTTTATGTCAGGCACATTCCCCAAGGAAGGCAGCTGTTGCTGGCAGGAGGAAAGGCTCTAGCATTTCCAAAGTAAAACACATCAGCATGGGCAGAGGACTCCACTCATATGCTGGAGCAGTCAAGTAAATTATGTCAGTCTGGGTCACACCTTTAGGTGTTTTTGCGGCCCTGATGGCAAGTAGTGGCCCATCTCCTGGGTTTGAAACTATCCCGCCTAACACTGCTCCCCGGAAAATTCTGCTGGCCTGTTTTGCCTCATTCTGTTCTGCACCAGGGTGGGAGGCATGGGGAGATATGTAGTGCAGGCTCCTTTCCATATCTCAGAAACAAAGGCCTGACAACAAACGGCATAATAAAATGCCTGATTTAGtaagacagaataaaaagaggaaCATAGATAGCAAGTAAGCCTCACATCCCTTCAGACACTGGGATCCCTGGATTCATGCAGCATTGTACAGACACAGCTGTATTTCCCCGACATGTTGTGCAGATCCCATCCAGAAAGAGCTTCTGGTTCACTCCCATGCTGTGGtgccttttattttgtgtaataaaaaaaccaaaacgaaccaaaacaaaccaaaacaaaaaaaacccatacatCTTCTCCTTACACACTGGGAGGTTACTTCTGCCATAATACCCACCAGTgcacagcagccctggcacagggtgCTCCAGAAGATTTCCTTGCTGCAGCTACTCATGCTAATGTATGGGCTTCTCAAGCCTTTAGTGCAAGCCCCAATAGAGTGGACATGTGTTGCCTGAGATCAGTGATTTCTCAAATATGATGTCTTCCACAAGGCTTCCAATACGCCATCCTTCTCTGTGCAGTCCCCCTGAATACCCAGACAACACCATTAGCATGTTCAGGTCCTTGTCCTTCCCCAGAATGCTCCCCAGTATCACTGCTAGGGCTGTCCCCAGGATTTCCCCAGTTGAGTGCACTATTAGTCATGCTTATGTATGTGTTCTCTTGTCTACACTTGTCTGCATTTGTGCAAGTGTTTGTCAGTGCAGGTTTTTACATGATTCTACGCCAGTGGGCATGAGGATGTGCATGTTTACGTGTCCTTGTGTGTCACTCATCACGAAGGAATTTGCCAGTCACAGCAGGGGCACTCTCCACTGCTCTGTCCACAAAATGCCAAGTTCCACAGAACAGCCAGAGTCAGAGGGAACCTGAGCGTAGCTGAACAATAGTAGAACAAACCTGGCAGAGAACTGCCCACAGCACAAGCACTGAAATGCAACCTTCTGTATTATCAGCCCCTGCAAAGTTCACACTCCACTACTGCTGATTTCAGGCCCcaacaatgatggtttgacaCCAGTTTGGATTCTTAGTTTAATTCAGTATGATATTATTTGGAGTGCCTCTGCATAGCTGGAAGTCACCTCCCTGTTCTACACCAGCCCAAGATACAGCTGTTGTCCCAGGTGCTAGAGAGTGCAAAAGGATGGGGTTTCCTTTATGAGATCCTTATTTGAGGCAAGGAAACATTACTGGCTCATTGGCAACTTGATGTCCATCAGGACCACCCAGGtcattttctgcaaaactgctttaTGGCTGAGCAGTCCCCAGCAGACACTGGTGCATGGGGTcgttcttccccaggtgcaggtcTTTGCCTTTGTGTCCAAAGGGTGAAGCATGGGTACCTAGTTGCCCTCCCACAGGCACTGCACCAAACCAGCTCCTTCCTGTTGTGGCTTTCAAGGTGCTCATATCAGCTGGGCAGTCTGTTGCAGTCACCTGCACCATCACCTCCTTCCACTGAAACCCATCCTGGTACCGGTCATTCAGGAGCAGTGAGCCCGCGTACCTACTGGGCACTGCCAGGTCCTCCAAGAACAGTGGCTGCTTTGTCTAGAGGATGTTCACCACCTGGGCAGATTTCAGCTGAGGGTCTGTGATTTACAGGGCCAACCTTACCTTGCAGTCTTGACTGACAGAGGAGTGTATTACTGTGGAATTAGATGCACAGCAGTGAAGGCTCCTCTCTCCATTGTTTGCAAAGTACCCACCAAAATGAGAAACACAGCAAAGGCTGCAGATTTGCCAGGAGGCTAGAGAGAGAGGAAGGTGCTGCCCAGGAGCAGTTATTCCCAGTGCCAGGGCTGCTCCTTGGCACTTCTTCGCTCACCAGTTCCAAACTGGTGATTTTGCCTCCCACCCCTGTCCTTGTCCCAGTCTCAGCCCCTTTCCActgtgccagcagtgctggggagcCTGAAGCCCTGACCTTATGCTTTGCACAGGTGTAGAGCTGCACTAGGGATGGAGCTACAGATCCCCCACTCCACCACCCCACCAGTCTGCCCTGCCCCAGACAGCACTGAGCCAACCCATCGGAATCAGGACTCCATCCCCCATTCTAGGAATGTATATGTTCACCCATTaaaatacctttccttcacCCTTGTCAGCTTCCTTCCCCTGTCTCTGAATCCTCATGCATGAATAAATACTGAACAGCTGTTTCCAAAATGACAGAAGATAAACTAAGATAAACCTGAAaccttttgaaaagaaaactacaCCTGTGCTTCCCAGAGCCCTGAACGTTATGAGGAGCCGTTGTGCTTTCAAAAGCCCTCTCACCAACAAAGAGCACACAGAATCAGACATGCTCTACAGCAAGGGAGAGATGTTCCCTTACAGAGTAAATCTTACGAAGGGAGAGGGAAACCCAGGGAAAAGTGCAGGAAGCCAGTGAGATTGCCCACTCTCTGCTGCAAAGACAAGCAAAAACAAAAGGTGAATGGGCCTCATTCTTGCCCTCCTCACCCCAGAGGTGTGACTATGTGTCCTGGTTTCtgctgggatacagttaattttcttcatagtagctagtatggggctgtgttttggatttgtactaaagccagtgttgataatgcagaggtgttttagttgttgctgagtagcgcttacactggtcaaggactttttcagctccccgtgctctgccaggtgcacaagagctgggaggggacacagccgggacagtgaccccaactgaccaaagggatattccataccatatgacgtcatgctcagtatatgaagctgggggaagaagaaggacgGGGCGGGATGTTTGCAGCtatggcattttgtcttcccaagtaactgtcacgcctgatggagccctgttttcctggagatgggTCAAGACCTGCCTACCCATAGGAAGGAGTgaattctttgctttgctttgcttgtgtgtgcggcttttgctttacctactaaactgtgtttatctcaacccacgagtttcctcacttttactcttcagattctctccccagtcccaccaggggggagtgagtgagtggctgcgtggttCTTTGTTGcaggctggggttaaaccacgacaacacTATATCACACACTCTCTGGCCCACTCTGCAGGATGCAGCCATTTCATTGTGCTGCCTTGTTCTGTAGTGTGCTGAGAGTCTCCCGAGGGACAGGGATTCTGGAGCAGGGAAAAATGATCTTCACCATGGCCATGCCAGCATGTGTCCTGCTAATCCAGTCAGGTGAGTGTATTCATACACTTTGTATTGTCTCCTACGGTTTTCAGTAGGCTACGCAGAGGTCTGTGCTGACAAGATGATGAGGTCAGGGAGAAGTGCAGAGGGATGATGGAAGTAGATATCtgaactttccttttctttggaaagacaGAATGGTTTGGGGAAAACACAACCTTAAACACAAAGCAAGTGACAGAAGGAAGTGATCTGCTCTGTAGATTCATTTCTGCCTGTGTTGCAGGTCTTGCTGGAGATGACCCCCAGAAGCAATGCTTCTCCAAGGTTTCAGCCACAGCTAGGCAGCGAGTGGTTCTGCCCTGCCAATCCACTACCAAGGAGAGTGAGAGCAGTTTGAATTTCTTCTGGTTCCGCCAGCTCCCAGGGGAAACCTTGACATTTCTCCTGCAAGCATTTAGAGCTTCAGGGAATGACAGGTTCCGCAACGGCAAATTCTCAACGGTCgtctacaaaaataaaacagcccCCTTAGAAATAGCAGCTGTCTCTGTCCAGGACACTGCGATTTATTACTGTGCTTTGAGACACCACGTTAAGCTAAGCCCCACTTCCTCTCATGCAAAATCTGCATCATCAAGAACAGCACAGGAAGGGTGAGGCTCAGCATCTTCCAACCTTGGCAGTGCTTTCATCCCTGAAATGATCCTCTCCTTCTTCTATCAACCTTTCCAACATCTCCCACACCAACTCCTCCCTACTTTTCTCAGAGACCCCATCTATGCAGAGGTATTCAGACCAGGGACTTAGAAACGCAGGACCATGGGACTGTTTGCAGATGAGCTGAGACACTCAGCATTCCTCACTTCCTCCCACAGAAACCTACACTCCTCAAGGAAATGATCAACATAGACATAGCCTCCAGTTGCAGCATCAATCCTTACCTGCTCTTGGTTCATCTGGGAGCTGACACTGCAGatcccagtgctgctggggtggcAGCGTAACCCAGCTGCGGGCAGAGCCAGGGGATCCAGCCTCTGCTTTGCTCCTGGCCAGCCCTAGACCACAGACCTTCATCTAGCTTCTCTTTGCAGAGCAaccaaggaaaaggaaagcagcttttaCCTTAATGCCTCAGCGCTGGGCTGGGTATCCTTCTCTGTGCTGAATATGGTTAAATGATG
This genomic window contains:
- the LOC135317407 gene encoding feather keratin Cos1-1/Cos1-3/Cos2-1-like → MPGELGVLTLRGVARRVERCGAIAARLWDKWELETKQPLFLEDLAVPSRYAGSLLLNDRYQDGFQWKEVMVQRHGGYSQCLPCRPCGPTPLANSCNEPCVRQCQNSTVVIEPSPVVVTLPGPILSSFPQSTVVGSSTSAAVGSILSCDGVPISSGGFDLSCITSRYCGRRCPPC